Proteins from a single region of Nerophis ophidion isolate RoL-2023_Sa linkage group LG10, RoL_Noph_v1.0, whole genome shotgun sequence:
- the epdl1 gene encoding ependymin-like 1, which yields MRVFVAFACFLATSLAQQPRPCTSPALLSGNMMVSTQNEKLWASIQYLYDAVGQRFRLHEMGYYKNHSFTYDGLLLFREAAMYEINNHDHTCKKRPLKVDFHPMAIPSNATLLGQAVLGSSSGPGQGILVNTWMGIIPKTGGRYVTTVTEFGCIPISVSYQTQPFGWMVTNFFNNIIGISDPSQLNPPAFCQDASHEEPVDFFSLFQ from the exons ATGAGAGTTTTTGTTGCGTTTGCTTGCTTCCTGGCGACGTCCCTAGCTCAACAACCCCGACCATGCA CAAGCCCTGCTCTTTTGAGTGGCAATATGATGGTG TCCACACAGAATGAAAAGCTGTGGGCTTCCATTCAGTACCTGTACGACGCTGTGGGACAAAGGTTCCGGCTCCATGAGATGGGATATTACAAGAATCACTCCTTCACCTATGATGGCCTTCTTCTCTTCAGAGAG GCAGCCATGTATGAGATCAACAATCATgaccacacatgcaaaaagagGCCCCTGAAAGTGGACTTCCATCCGATGGCGATCCCGAGCAACGCCACTCTTTTGGGCCAGGCTGTTTTGGGAAGTTCTTCAGGCCCGGGTCAGGGGATACTTGTCAACACGTGGATGGGCATCATTCCGAAGACTGGAG GACGGTATGTGACCACAGTCACAGAATTTGGATGCATCCCTATCTCCGTGTCCTACCAAACTCAGCCTTTTGGCTGGATGGTGACAAA TTTCTTCAACAACATCATTGGCATTTCGGACCCAAGTCAGCTCAACCCACCAGCTTTCTGCCAAGACGCGTCACACGAGGAGCCAGTCGACTTCTTCAGTTTATTCCAGTAG
- the otub1b gene encoding ubiquitin thioesterase OTUB1b produces MLPLLYVCTLAIKLREKNRKLIGTTKMAEEQQESSQGEIEGVNCLAYDEAIIAQQDRIQQEIANSNPLVSERKELTVLQREYSEEDTVYQLKIKDLHKKYSYIRKTRPDGNCFYRAFGFAHLESLLDDSKELQRFKEVAAKSKLDLVNEGFTEFTIEDFHHTFMDLIELCEKQPSLKELLRSFNDQNVSDYVVVYLRLLTSGYLQREHSFFQHFIEGGCSVKEFCQQEVEPMSKESDHIHIIALAQALNLSILVEYMDRGEGGTVNHHVFPEGGDPRIFLLYRPGHYDILYK; encoded by the exons ATGTTACCGCTTTTGTACGTTTGTACATTAGCAATAAAGttgagggaaaaaaacaggaagctGATCGGGACGACTAAGATGGCGGAGGAGCAGCAGGAATCATCACAGGGGGAGATCGAGG GGGTGAACTGCCTCGCATATGACGAGGCCATAATTGCACAGCAAGACAGAATACAACAAGAG ATAGCCAACAGTAACCCATTAGTGTCTGAAAGAAAGGAGCTCACCGTGCTGCAGAGAGAGTACTCGGAGGAAGACACTGTTTATCAGCTCAAGATTAAG GACttgcacaaaaaatattcatacaTTCGTAAGACACGACCAGACGGCAATTGTTTCTACAGAGCTTTTGGCTTTGCGCATCTGGAGTCTCTTCTAGATGACAGCAAAGAACTGCAGAG GTTCAAGGAAGTGGCAGCAAAAAGCAAACTAGACCTGGTTAACGAGGGGTTTACTGAGTTCACCATTGAGGACTTCCACCACACT TTCATGGACCTGATCGAGCTGTGCGAAAAGCAACCGAGCCTGAAGGAGCTGCTGAGATCTTTCAATGACCAGAATGTGTCGGACTACGTGGTCGTGTATTTGCGGCTGCTCACCTCAGGCTACCTGCAGCGAGAGCATAGTTTCTTTCAGCATTTCATCGAAGGTGGATGCTCTGTCAAGGAGTTCTGTCAGCAG GAGGTGGAGCCAATGTCTAAAGAAAGCGACCACATTCACATCATCGCCTTAGCCCAGGCCCTGAACTTATCCATCCTTGTGGAGTACATGGATCGAGGAGAGGGTGGAACGGTCAATCATCACGTCTTTCCGGAAGGCGGCGACCCGCGCATCTTTCTCCTCTATAGACCAGGCCATTATGACATCTTGTACAAATAG
- the cskmt gene encoding citrate synthase-lysine N-methyltransferase CSKMT, mitochondrial isoform X1 — protein sequence MAVLLFKTSSCSRTFTATCVRLHSSLTSELIANMDKKATWDRFYADSSSRTRQFKNFDWFFGFEAVRNLIMPLLQTKSSTEAFLQVLDMGCGTSSLGPSIYQHCPVPVWVTCADISPVAVRLMKEHVLAEDVHSRNSFSQLDFVELDCTQLHRHFGSRTVDLIVDKGTTDALLRSKEGPGKAGLVLKQCLEVLRHSGSLLQFSDEDPDARLLWLEMEAREIAAEVCVQEVGEKRGVCYYCYQVTPRLNVQQ from the exons ATGGCAGTGTTGTTGTTTAAGACCTCGTCGTGTAGCCGAACATTTACAGCTACATGTGTGCGACTTCACTCGTCTCTTACGT CTGAACTGATTGCAAACATGGACAAAAAAGCCACCTGGGATCGCTTCTATGCCGACAGCAGCAGCAGAACAAGGCAGTTCAAGAATTTTGATTGGTTCTTTGGCTTTGAAGCAGTCCGGAACCTCATCATGCCTTTACTACAGACCAAGTCCAGCACTGAGGCCTTTTTGCAAGTCCTGGATATGGGCTGTGGCACCTCCTCGTTGGGACCCTCCATTTACCAGCACTGTCCCGTTCCAGTGTGGGTCACATGTGCTGATATTTCCCCCGTTGCTGTGCGGCTCATGAAGGAGCATGTGCTGGCTGAAGATGTCCACTCGAGGAACTCTTTCTCACAGTTGGACTTTGTGGAGCTGGACTGCACACAGCTGCACCGACACTTTGGTTCCCGTACTGTGGACCTCATAGTAGACAAGGGCACCACGGATGCCCTACTGAGGTCAAAAGAGGGCCCAGGGAAGGCCGGCCTGGTGCTGAAGCAGTGTTTAGAGGTGCTGCGCCACTCAGGGTCTCTGCTCCAGTTCTCTGATGAGGACCCGGACGCTAGGCTGCTGTGGCTGGAGATGGAAGCACGGGAGATAGCGGCAGAGGTTTGTGTGCAGGAAGTAGGGGAGAAGAGGGGAGTGTGTTATTATTGCTACCAAGTGACCCCTCGCCTGAATGTGCAGCAATGA
- the cskmt gene encoding citrate synthase-lysine N-methyltransferase CSKMT, mitochondrial isoform X2: protein MDKKATWDRFYADSSSRTRQFKNFDWFFGFEAVRNLIMPLLQTKSSTEAFLQVLDMGCGTSSLGPSIYQHCPVPVWVTCADISPVAVRLMKEHVLAEDVHSRNSFSQLDFVELDCTQLHRHFGSRTVDLIVDKGTTDALLRSKEGPGKAGLVLKQCLEVLRHSGSLLQFSDEDPDARLLWLEMEAREIAAEVCVQEVGEKRGVCYYCYQVTPRLNVQQ from the coding sequence ATGGACAAAAAAGCCACCTGGGATCGCTTCTATGCCGACAGCAGCAGCAGAACAAGGCAGTTCAAGAATTTTGATTGGTTCTTTGGCTTTGAAGCAGTCCGGAACCTCATCATGCCTTTACTACAGACCAAGTCCAGCACTGAGGCCTTTTTGCAAGTCCTGGATATGGGCTGTGGCACCTCCTCGTTGGGACCCTCCATTTACCAGCACTGTCCCGTTCCAGTGTGGGTCACATGTGCTGATATTTCCCCCGTTGCTGTGCGGCTCATGAAGGAGCATGTGCTGGCTGAAGATGTCCACTCGAGGAACTCTTTCTCACAGTTGGACTTTGTGGAGCTGGACTGCACACAGCTGCACCGACACTTTGGTTCCCGTACTGTGGACCTCATAGTAGACAAGGGCACCACGGATGCCCTACTGAGGTCAAAAGAGGGCCCAGGGAAGGCCGGCCTGGTGCTGAAGCAGTGTTTAGAGGTGCTGCGCCACTCAGGGTCTCTGCTCCAGTTCTCTGATGAGGACCCGGACGCTAGGCTGCTGTGGCTGGAGATGGAAGCACGGGAGATAGCGGCAGAGGTTTGTGTGCAGGAAGTAGGGGAGAAGAGGGGAGTGTGTTATTATTGCTACCAAGTGACCCCTCGCCTGAATGTGCAGCAATGA